GTCCTCTTTGGTCCATCTTGGTCCCTCTGGGTCCCTCTTGGTCTGGCCGCAGGCGCCGCAGGTTGTGCCCAGCGGAAGAGATCAAATCAATGCAAGGGAATCGGAATCCAAGCGAgcgagtgagagagaaagtcACAAGCGAGAGCTCCGGCGAGAGggaaataaaataaaaagcgCTCCAACGGGCTGTTTCCGCTATATCTTGGCGGCCTGTCTCTGTCTTCCAGTGTCTgttcccccctcccttgccCGTTGTGGCTCCCAGGTCGCGCGGCCAGGACTCGATTTTATTGGCCTTGTGGGTTCGTCAAAGACCCCCTTTCGCCAATTCATCTTACCCAGCCGAAACTCCCCCCAAGCCCAAACctgtcttcttcaacctgctttttgcttttgccggCCCTGCGATCGTGGTCATTTCGTCTGTCGCGTGGTGTCCTTGTGCTGCATCTCCACTGAGCTGGGATATTGCCCTTGGAACAGcaattttttatttttgttggGCCACAGGGCTGCTGCCGCAAATCAGTCCACCTGCTGAGCCGAGTGCGAGGCATTGAGCAGATTCAAGAAGGCGTCGTGTCAGGGCGAAAAGCACTGCAGCACCATCCTCGGtgttgtttcttgtttctttggTATTCTAACTGGTAGGTTTacgctgcttcttgtttcaaATCCCGCCAATTCAGCCTCACATCCAATCCGTCTCTTGGGGGGGCTTCAgtcccatcttcttccccaatTCTCAAGCCCCTCCTCCAAAGGCCTCGTTCCAGCAGCTGGCCCATCTATGGCTGCAGAATCGCCTGCAATTGGCATGACGCGAGCCTCGTTGGAAAGCTTGTTTCGATGCTATCGAGACGCTTTACCGACAGCGGTTCGAAGCCTAGTGGCGCCGCCCGGTGAAGCCCAGCAGCAAGTTGTGGCCACACCGCATCGCGCCGTAGCCTTTTGAGTTTTGTCGCAGCCGCTGCCGAAGGCCTGAGCTTCCAGCGAAGCATGGCGCCTAGGAATTTGGGCggaggaaaaagcaaaagggaaaaccCAAGAACCTTTGCACACATCCCTCGATCCACCATCACGCATTCATCTTCGCCCCAGCTCGCTTTTTGCTCTCATTGGCCATTGAAGCTAACCCGCCtcgttttccttctctccagGCGCCAAGTCCCCACGAGCcggcttctctttttgagTTTGCAAAAGCCTCAAGGAGATCATGCCGCGACGGCTTGCAAatcccttctcctccagccaGTCTGCCATGTCAGCGTCCGAAAAGACTGGCGAACGACGTCTCTCAACCTCAAAGACCAACCGACTGAGCCAGCTCTTCTCGTCCAGCCCAAAGTCCAAGGACCAGGTCACCATGCATCAAAGCCAGATGAGCACCATCTCGCCGTCGACGGTGTCGCTGCCCACCATTTCGCTGTCCACTGCGACTGGTGAGTCCAACACTGTCGAGCCGATCACGACGCTGTTCAAGCCTCAGTCGGCCGAAGAGGTGGAGCGACGGCGACGCGTCGAGGCTCAATTTGGCCCGCTGCTTTCTCCTGAGCACTTGTACACCAGCCAGGCCGCGGGTAAGCCCTTTGAGCGGCCGATTGAAGACGAGCCTCCTTACTACTATCTCTTGACCACCTACCTGAGCTACTTGGCTCTCATTCTCTTTGGTCATGTTCGTGATTTCTTTGGCAAGCGGTTCGGCGACCGCAAGCGCTATCTGCCTCTCAAGATTCACAATGGATTCGCTCCCCTCAATGATGATTTCGACAGCTTCTACACCCGACGCCTCAAGACGCGTTTGGACGACTGCTTTGCCCGCACCACTGTCGGCGTCCCCGGCCGCTTCATCACCCTCAAGGACCGCAAGTCAGACGACTACAACTACACCTACCGCTACACCGGCACCTACACTGAGACGCTAAACATGAGTTCCTACAACTATCTCGGTTTTGCTCAGTCTGAGGGTCCCTGTGCCGATGCCGTCGAGGAATGCGTCAAGAAGTACGGAGCCACCTTTGCCAGCCCCCGAGCTGACAGCGGCACTTCTGATTTGGCTCTCGAAGTCGAGCGGGAAATTGCGTCCTTTGTTGGAAAGCCCGACGCCATGGTCTTCTCCATGGGTTACGTCACCAACTCCAGCACATTCCCTGCACTTGTGTCCAAGGGTTGCCTGATCATCTCCGACGAACTGAACCATGCCTCTATCCGAATCGGTGCTCGTCTTTCTGGTGCTGTCATTCAGTCGTTCAAGCACAACGACATGGGCGACCTCGAGCGTGTTCTTCGTGAAGCCATTTCCCAGGGCCAGCCAAGGACTCACCGCCCCTGGAAGAAGATCCTCTTGGTTGTCGAAGGTCTCTACTCGATGGAAGGTACCATGGTCAACCTGCCCGGAATCCTGGAACTGAAGCGCAAGTACAAGTTTTACCTGTTTATCGACGAGGCTCACTCTATCGGTGCCCTGGGACCCCACGGCCGTGGCGTTTGCGATTACTATGGCGTTGACACCTCGGAAGTCGACATCCTCATGGGCACCCTGACCAAGTCTTTCGGCGCCAACGGAGGCTACATTGCTGCGGAGAAGCACATCATTGACAAGCTCCGCAGCACCAACGCTTCCACCATCTTTGGCGAGGCCCCTGCCCCCTCGGTTCTCATGCAGATTCTTGCCTCCCTCAAGCTGATTAACGGAGAGATTTGCCCTGGCCAGGGCGAGGAACGCCTGAAGCGCATTGCCTTCAACTCTCGCTACCTTCGCCTCGGACTCAAGCGTCTCGGCATGATTGTCACTGGTCACGACGACTCTCCCATCATCCCCGTCCTGCTTTACAACCCCGGAAAGATGCCTGCCTTCAGTCGCCAGATGCTTGCCCGCAAAAtctccgtcgtcgtcgtcggttATCCCGCCACTCCGCTCATCAGCTCGCGTGCTCGCTTCTGCGTCTCTGCTGCCCACAACAAGGATGACCTCGACCGAATGCTCATTGCCTGTGACGAGGTTGCCgacctcctccagctcaagTACTCCACAGGAATTGCCGGTGGTTTGGACCCTCTGCCCGAGGGCGTCGCAccagaagacgaggctgagTGGAGGAAGAACACTGGCACTCCCATCAAGGCCCCCCGATGGAAGGTTGAGGACGTCATTCGACGAGGTGTCGTTGACTGCA
This genomic interval from Trichoderma breve strain T069 chromosome 7 map unlocalized scaffold00008, whole genome shotgun sequence contains the following:
- a CDS encoding aminotransferase class I and II domain-containing protein, with the protein product MPRRLANPFSSSQSAMSASEKTGERRLSTSKTNRLSQLFSSSPKSKDQVTMHQSQMSTISPSTVSLPTISLSTATGESNTVEPITTLFKPQSAEEVERRRRVEAQFGPLLSPEHLYTSQAAGKPFERPIEDEPPYYYLLTTYLSYLALILFGHVRDFFGKRFGDRKRYLPLKIHNGFAPLNDDFDSFYTRRLKTRLDDCFARTTVGVPGRFITLKDRKSDDYNYTYRYTGTYTETLNMSSYNYLGFAQSEGPCADAVEECVKKYGATFASPRADSGTSDLALEVEREIASFVGKPDAMVFSMGYVTNSSTFPALVSKGCLIISDELNHASIRIGARLSGAVIQSFKHNDMGDLERVLREAISQGQPRTHRPWKKILLVVEGLYSMEGTMVNLPGILELKRKYKFYLFIDEAHSIGALGPHGRGVCDYYGVDTSEVDILMGTLTKSFGANGGYIAAEKHIIDKLRSTNASTIFGEAPAPSVLMQILASLKLINGEICPGQGEERLKRIAFNSRYLRLGLKRLGMIVTGHDDSPIIPVLLYNPGKMPAFSRQMLARKISVVVVGYPATPLISSRARFCVSAAHNKDDLDRMLIACDEVADLLQLKYSTGIAGGLDPLPEGVAPEDEAEWRKNTGTPIKAPRWKVEDVIRRGVVDCKLPLR